In the Candidatus Bathyarchaeia archaeon genome, one interval contains:
- a CDS encoding DUF4342 domain-containing protein, with amino-acid sequence MVSCWKCGAQLAENAKYCHICGSAVKTRVEEFSVSADNLIEKIKQLFHEGNVTRIVIKDERGKTLFEMPATVGVVGAILAPWLAALGAIAALATRCTLVVERAE; translated from the coding sequence ATGGTGTCTTGCTGGAAATGCGGGGCTCAATTAGCTGAAAACGCCAAGTACTGCCATATCTGCGGCTCAGCCGTGAAAACTCGCGTAGAGGAGTTCTCAGTCTCAGCCGACAATCTCATTGAAAAAATCAAGCAGCTCTTTCATGAGGGCAATGTCACAAGGATTGTGATTAAGGATGAACGCGGTAAGACTCTTTTTGAAATGCCTGCAACCGTGGGTGTAGTCGGCGCCATTCTAGCTCCATGGCTTGCCGCGTTAGGCGCGATAGCCGCTTTGGCAACACGCTGCACCCTAGTGGTAGAAAGAGCAGAATAG
- a CDS encoding winged helix-turn-helix domain-containing protein, which produces MERRTRYEIFADLLDIVMKRELCALTRASYGANLPVDRAKKFLSFLASRGFVKEEFVGDSKRYRITKRGLEYLEAYQKMQKMFAALAEKLPE; this is translated from the coding sequence TTGGAGCGGAGGACGCGCTACGAGATCTTCGCCGACTTGCTTGACATTGTTATGAAGCGGGAGCTCTGCGCCTTAACTAGGGCTTCTTACGGCGCTAACTTGCCCGTGGACAGAGCCAAGAAGTTTCTGAGTTTTCTAGCTTCAAGGGGTTTTGTGAAAGAAGAGTTTGTGGGCGACTCTAAACGGTACAGGATAACTAAGAGAGGCTTGGAATACTTGGAAGCCTACCAGAAAATGCAGAAAATGTTCGCCGCCTTAGCTGAAAAACTGCCAGAATAG
- a CDS encoding ECF transporter S component, translating into MITSPLKSKTIQLSLAAVFTALVFVATTVFSVYVPQTRGFFNIGEIMVFATALLLGPIIGAFGGGVGSMLADLFLGYWYYAPATLIIKACEGAVVGLLARRKLMKLTKTQWRAFTFLIGLVIGVLLASIGSTYYSGQVELYLGFPPASNPSLTLDVPKEIWYVIGAIVLLLLAFSGFVFEPEFGWLTFTVLTGGLTMVTGYFLYQQFFIGPLFGISVIAVAEIPINIGQMLVGLAVSIPIVRTIWRSLPSLKA; encoded by the coding sequence ATGATTACATCTCCTCTCAAATCAAAGACCATACAACTGTCATTAGCAGCAGTTTTCACAGCTCTAGTATTTGTTGCCACAACCGTCTTTTCTGTCTACGTGCCCCAGACAAGAGGCTTCTTCAACATAGGCGAAATCATGGTCTTCGCCACCGCTCTGCTCTTAGGTCCAATTATTGGCGCTTTCGGCGGAGGCGTCGGCTCAATGCTCGCAGACCTTTTTCTAGGCTACTGGTACTACGCTCCAGCAACTTTAATCATAAAAGCCTGCGAAGGCGCAGTAGTCGGACTACTGGCACGAAGAAAACTGATGAAACTGACAAAAACTCAATGGAGAGCATTCACATTCCTAATAGGCTTAGTGATAGGTGTTCTTCTAGCCAGCATTGGCTCCACCTACTACAGCGGGCAAGTTGAACTCTATCTAGGCTTTCCGCCAGCCTCAAACCCCAGCTTAACGCTCGACGTCCCAAAGGAAATCTGGTACGTTATAGGCGCCATCGTACTGCTACTTCTTGCCTTTTCTGGCTTCGTCTTCGAACCCGAGTTTGGTTGGCTCACGTTCACAGTTTTAACAGGCGGCTTAACGATGGTAACAGGCTACTTCTTATATCAACAGTTCTTCATCGGCCCGCTATTCGGCATTTCAGTTATAGCCGTGGCGGAGATTCCAATCAACATAGGACAAATGCTCGTAGGACTCGCCGTGTCCATTCCAATCGTCAGGACCATTTGGCGTTCTTTGCCGTCTCTTAAAGCTTGA
- a CDS encoding AIR synthase family protein, with product MASDSLETGKLEPNLLKQIVLGHLGTKDARVLLGPNIGEDASVIDFGQKALVVHSDPITGAVENLGWLAVNVCANDIATRGVRPLWLLIVILLPQNTTRKQLKTLTSQIDGAAKKLGVAVVGGHSEITPSVNQPIVITTAIGETSKGKFVRTGGAKPGDLIIVTKGAAIEGTAILASELAKQLQSKIGMKTLENAKRFIKMTSVVEDALTAIEAGEVHAMHDATEGGIASGLQEIAWASKTGLIAHEEKIPISKETTAICKALNINPLKTISSGALIICADPENADKIMTALEKKGIKASIVGKIIDDEDKVYLVRKNGTKLDLTKPVKEDLWKALKRPV from the coding sequence ATGGCTTCAGACTCGTTGGAGACAGGTAAGCTTGAACCAAACCTGCTCAAGCAAATCGTGCTAGGCCACCTTGGAACAAAGGATGCACGCGTCCTTCTAGGACCGAACATAGGCGAAGATGCCTCGGTCATAGACTTTGGACAAAAAGCCCTGGTGGTTCACTCTGATCCGATTACGGGCGCTGTTGAGAACCTAGGCTGGCTAGCCGTCAACGTGTGCGCCAACGACATCGCAACTCGAGGCGTACGACCACTATGGCTGCTGATAGTCATCTTGCTGCCCCAAAACACAACACGTAAGCAACTGAAGACCTTGACAAGTCAAATCGACGGAGCAGCCAAAAAACTGGGAGTTGCTGTCGTCGGCGGGCACAGCGAAATCACGCCAAGCGTAAACCAACCTATAGTTATCACGACAGCCATAGGGGAGACTTCTAAAGGCAAATTCGTGAGAACGGGCGGAGCCAAGCCAGGCGACCTCATAATCGTGACAAAGGGCGCCGCAATAGAAGGCACAGCCATCCTCGCATCAGAACTAGCCAAACAGCTACAAAGCAAAATCGGCATGAAAACGCTTGAAAACGCCAAGCGGTTCATAAAGATGACAAGCGTAGTTGAAGACGCTCTAACCGCAATTGAAGCAGGCGAAGTTCACGCCATGCACGACGCCACCGAAGGCGGCATTGCAAGTGGCTTGCAAGAAATTGCATGGGCATCTAAAACTGGACTAATCGCCCACGAAGAAAAAATCCCGATCAGCAAAGAAACCACTGCCATCTGCAAGGCGTTGAACATTAATCCGCTCAAAACCATAAGCTCAGGAGCACTCATAATCTGTGCTGACCCCGAAAACGCCGACAAAATAATGACAGCCCTGGAAAAAAAGGGCATCAAAGCATCAATTGTAGGAAAGATCATTGACGACGAAGACAAGGTTTACCTCGTCAGAAAGAATGGAACCAAACTTGACTTGACAAAACCTGTTAAAGAAGACTTGTGGAAAGCGCTGAAACGACCCGTATGA
- a CDS encoding glycosyltransferase, whose protein sequence is MPDKEPQVSIIIPTLQEQDYIAATLSQLRHLKPPVEVIVVDAGSRDKTVEVANGLATHVYRIDKRGIAAGRNYGARKAKGDILIFLDTDVSIPASFMEKVFQTFRDSTVAGATCNIMPFRNQIVTAVFFRLYNLVIRATCKFKPHSRGEFFAVRKTAFQKAKGFNETMPCLEDHDLANRLSKQGKFVFITDLTVYESLRRFRKLGFRRVVGTWIVDYIFFILRGKPLSPEWKPVR, encoded by the coding sequence TTGCCCGACAAAGAGCCCCAAGTGTCCATTATCATTCCTACTCTTCAGGAACAAGACTACATAGCAGCCACTCTCTCACAACTGAGGCATTTGAAACCTCCAGTCGAAGTCATAGTCGTAGACGCAGGCAGCAGAGACAAAACAGTTGAAGTTGCAAACGGCCTCGCCACCCACGTCTACAGAATAGACAAAAGAGGAATAGCGGCGGGAAGAAACTACGGCGCAAGAAAAGCCAAAGGCGACATACTCATATTCCTAGACACAGACGTTAGCATTCCAGCGAGTTTCATGGAAAAAGTGTTCCAAACCTTTAGGGATTCAACTGTGGCAGGCGCCACATGCAACATCATGCCGTTTCGCAACCAAATCGTGACAGCAGTATTCTTCAGACTCTACAACCTAGTGATCCGAGCCACGTGCAAGTTCAAACCTCACTCAAGAGGCGAATTCTTCGCGGTGAGAAAGACTGCCTTCCAAAAAGCTAAAGGCTTCAACGAAACCATGCCGTGCTTAGAGGACCACGACCTAGCCAACCGCTTATCGAAGCAGGGGAAATTCGTCTTTATCACAGACTTGACAGTGTACGAGTCGTTGAGAAGATTCAGGAAACTTGGCTTTCGAAGAGTAGTGGGCACATGGATAGTTGACTACATTTTCTTCATCCTTCGTGGAAAACCGCTTTCACCAGAATGGAAGCCAGTGCGGTAG
- a CDS encoding radical SAM protein: MTFSSQKVLGILKRSLTPNRPYHAQWLLTSRCNYRCRGCNVWREKRCPQEATTDDVKKGLGVLRDLGVVEIVLSGGNPLLRDDIDEIIDYSSRYFVTTIYDNGSIAPRKIDALRKADFVSISLDTLDEKKFDHIRGVKGAWKNAMNAIETLNAEDIRVGVSPTISQLNLYEILDFTRYFTDKGVPVWYCLYAYDYPSENPMFGIGKKTDEFEITDREAAVKAFDGLMQMKKERSGVFITTQTLEALKQFFLTGQRTWNCKALKSFLIVDALGRVAGCHRQEPAASILELRDVWSSPRLDNLRNQYSQCAQCTYLCYIFYSIHGSVLSNLNLARDQWKNVALLRAQAQKSH, from the coding sequence TTGACGTTCTCTTCTCAGAAGGTCTTGGGCATTCTGAAGCGTTCTCTCACGCCCAACCGCCCATATCATGCACAGTGGCTCCTGACCAGCAGATGCAATTATCGCTGTCGAGGATGCAATGTGTGGCGAGAGAAAAGATGCCCTCAAGAAGCCACAACAGACGACGTTAAGAAAGGACTAGGCGTCCTTCGAGACTTGGGCGTGGTTGAAATTGTTTTATCTGGCGGCAACCCTCTCCTGCGAGACGACATCGACGAAATCATAGATTACTCTTCACGCTATTTCGTAACAACGATATACGACAACGGAAGCATAGCCCCAAGGAAAATCGATGCCCTGCGTAAGGCGGATTTCGTCTCAATATCACTTGACACCTTAGACGAAAAAAAGTTCGACCACATACGCGGCGTGAAAGGCGCTTGGAAAAACGCGATGAACGCCATTGAAACACTTAACGCAGAAGACATACGAGTCGGAGTCTCACCCACCATCTCCCAACTAAACCTATACGAGATACTGGACTTCACACGCTACTTCACTGACAAAGGTGTTCCAGTGTGGTATTGCCTCTACGCCTATGACTATCCATCCGAGAATCCAATGTTCGGCATCGGGAAGAAGACCGACGAGTTCGAAATCACTGATAGAGAAGCCGCAGTCAAGGCTTTCGACGGCTTAATGCAAATGAAGAAAGAGCGGTCGGGTGTGTTCATAACAACACAGACGCTAGAAGCGTTAAAGCAGTTCTTCCTCACGGGACAGAGAACATGGAATTGCAAAGCGCTCAAAAGCTTCTTGATAGTTGATGCGTTGGGCAGAGTGGCTGGATGCCATCGCCAAGAGCCAGCTGCCTCGATTCTTGAGCTAAGAGACGTGTGGAGCAGCCCGCGTTTAGACAACTTGAGGAACCAGTACAGTCAGTGTGCTCAATGCACGTACCTTTGCTACATATTCTACTCCATTCATGGAAGCGTGCTAAGCAACCTGAATCTTGCGCGAGACCAATGGAAAAACGTTGCATTACTTCGAGCTCAAGCCCAAAAATCGCACTGA
- a CDS encoding DUF4152 family protein — protein sequence MKVVAADSAAAILNDVYQPLQVVAACAALVEPPFTKATTCIAEPIFVQVEDGYQLVVHELELCANLLKTNKADVVHLDVSLGGLNLEELSAVSLSQLSLSSRARAHLLKVMPRLRKLALDIRQAYNIEVSAIGKESIPVRIAELTSGAYAVLYSAEKAVKETKTIKLGLPARCTVKTNTDAIMLESLLPAEEDLVGHASDDSKMLEKVELAEMPNPCARGFRLLEITPKT from the coding sequence TTGAAAGTAGTCGCCGCGGATTCAGCCGCTGCTATACTGAACGACGTTTATCAACCACTGCAAGTTGTCGCCGCTTGCGCCGCCTTGGTTGAACCTCCCTTCACCAAAGCGACAACATGCATTGCAGAACCCATTTTCGTGCAAGTTGAAGATGGATATCAACTGGTTGTGCATGAGCTTGAACTATGTGCGAACCTTTTGAAGACAAACAAAGCTGATGTGGTGCACTTGGATGTGTCACTTGGAGGCTTGAACCTTGAAGAACTGTCAGCAGTCAGTCTATCGCAGCTTTCTCTGTCAAGCAGGGCGAGGGCGCACTTGCTCAAAGTCATGCCTAGACTTAGAAAACTTGCCCTTGACATAAGACAAGCATATAACATTGAGGTTTCCGCCATAGGCAAGGAGAGCATACCAGTGAGAATCGCCGAATTAACTTCAGGCGCATACGCTGTCCTGTATTCAGCAGAGAAAGCGGTGAAAGAAACGAAAACTATCAAACTTGGACTTCCAGCCCGATGCACAGTCAAGACAAACACGGACGCAATAATGTTGGAATCATTGCTGCCAGCCGAAGAGGACTTGGTAGGCCATGCCAGCGACGATAGCAAAATGCTTGAAAAGGTTGAACTGGCAGAAATGCCTAATCCTTGTGCAAGAGGCTTTAGGCTGTTAGAGATAACTCCCAAAACATAG
- a CDS encoding glycosyltransferase — protein sequence MQADNHQVSVVLLTKNSALTIQKSIESVFEQTRKPDEVVVVDGSSSDGTLEIVKNYPVKLVSEPGLGFGYARNLGVKNASGDIVFFIDSDCYAEPDWIEKALPHFHSNPEIVGVTGQTRLWNTESGVARFLAHVGGRINMPAEEKIVKIAPTMNLALKREVIDEVGAFDDDLIRCEDTDLTYKISRSHRIVYDPNVVVWFKGSPNLRFASRKCIRHFIGVGQLFAKHGLKSAFVRFNLPVRGFLLIAALFSLFLLPWHVPAILFSILLAEFVYKSAKLYWRYRDSCVVYYAVFFTFWSLASFAMFYGLYLGLRNKKRKN from the coding sequence TTGCAGGCGGACAACCATCAAGTCTCAGTTGTTCTTTTAACCAAGAACTCAGCCTTGACAATTCAGAAAAGCATTGAATCCGTATTTGAGCAGACGCGCAAACCTGACGAGGTTGTCGTAGTTGATGGGAGTTCGTCTGATGGAACACTTGAGATCGTGAAAAATTATCCCGTGAAACTAGTGTCTGAGCCAGGCTTGGGTTTCGGATACGCGCGTAATCTCGGGGTAAAGAACGCGTCAGGCGATATCGTGTTCTTCATCGACTCTGATTGCTATGCTGAGCCAGACTGGATAGAGAAGGCTTTGCCTCATTTTCATTCCAACCCGGAGATAGTGGGCGTCACAGGTCAAACTCGCTTGTGGAACACTGAGAGTGGCGTTGCGCGTTTTCTGGCTCATGTGGGCGGCAGAATTAACATGCCTGCCGAGGAGAAAATAGTGAAAATCGCGCCGACAATGAATCTTGCTTTGAAACGTGAAGTGATAGATGAAGTAGGCGCATTTGACGACGATCTGATCCGATGTGAAGACACTGACCTAACTTATAAGATCAGTCGGAGCCACAGAATCGTGTATGATCCAAACGTTGTGGTGTGGTTCAAAGGCTCACCTAACCTTCGCTTTGCCTCGCGCAAATGCATTCGCCACTTTATCGGAGTTGGTCAACTCTTTGCCAAACACGGGTTGAAATCGGCTTTTGTGCGGTTTAACTTGCCCGTGCGAGGCTTTTTGCTGATTGCAGCTTTGTTTTCTCTTTTTCTGCTTCCATGGCACGTTCCGGCGATTCTGTTTTCCATCCTGCTGGCGGAATTCGTTTACAAGTCGGCGAAGTTGTACTGGCGTTATCGTGACTCCTGCGTGGTTTATTATGCAGTTTTCTTTACGTTCTGGTCTTTGGCAAGTTTCGCCATGTTCTATGGTCTCTACTTGGGACTGAGGAACAAAAAAAGAAAGAATTAG
- the nadC gene encoding carboxylating nicotinate-nucleotide diphosphorylase, translating into MSLPRKIMETKLRRFVEEDVGHGDVTTFCTVPFGTVAEAEVIAKEEGVIAGLEEALIFAETFGLQAEALVKDGSSARPKTRLLHIKGDAATMLTIERTLLNLLSMMSGIATHTNRLVEKIRKAGYKARVAATRKTTPGMAYFEKKAVMVGGADSHRWGMDDMILIKDNHITIVGNIRDAIKQARKKASFSKKIEVEVSRVDNVLEAAKAQVDIIMLDNFTPKQIQKTIELLKKNKLRTDVLVEVSGGINEQNILKYAAIGVDIISLSEITQNAKPLDLSLEITDVKKPRA; encoded by the coding sequence ATGTCGCTGCCAAGGAAAATCATGGAAACAAAGTTACGTAGATTTGTTGAAGAAGACGTTGGACACGGCGACGTAACCACATTCTGCACTGTGCCTTTCGGAACAGTTGCGGAGGCTGAGGTCATAGCGAAAGAGGAGGGCGTCATCGCAGGCTTGGAAGAAGCCTTGATATTTGCAGAGACTTTTGGGCTTCAAGCAGAGGCTTTGGTCAAAGACGGTTCGAGTGCCCGCCCCAAGACAAGACTACTGCATATCAAAGGCGACGCAGCCACAATGCTTACGATTGAGCGTACACTGCTGAACCTGCTGTCGATGATGAGCGGAATAGCCACGCACACGAATCGACTAGTTGAGAAGATCCGTAAGGCTGGGTACAAAGCAAGAGTTGCTGCTACGCGGAAAACAACGCCGGGCATGGCTTATTTTGAGAAGAAAGCTGTGATGGTTGGTGGCGCAGACTCTCATCGATGGGGCATGGACGACATGATTCTCATCAAAGATAACCACATAACCATCGTTGGCAACATAAGAGACGCAATCAAACAGGCTCGGAAAAAAGCCTCATTCTCAAAGAAAATCGAGGTTGAAGTATCTCGCGTAGACAACGTCTTGGAGGCAGCTAAAGCTCAAGTAGATATCATAATGTTGGACAACTTCACGCCCAAGCAGATCCAGAAAACCATTGAACTGCTGAAGAAAAACAAGCTGCGAACTGATGTTCTGGTTGAAGTAAGCGGCGGAATAAACGAGCAAAACATACTCAAATATGCAGCGATAGGCGTTGACATCATAAGCCTAAGTGAGATCACTCAGAACGCCAAGCCGCTTGACCTAAGTCTCGAAATCACCGATGTCAAGAAGCCACGTGCCTAA
- a CDS encoding TIGR00296 family protein — MSFELTQKEGEYLVTLARRAAKTYLTKRQIIQVPVDAPPKLKKQCGVFVTINTVQGKRHQLRGCIGTPYPTAPLGKAVIESAISSASQDPRFSSMSPDELDHVVFEVSVLTPPEPVKVEKPRDYCSEIKVGRDGLIVERTYCKGLLLPQVPVELGWDEETFLCECCVKAGLPPDSWLLNGTKIYKFQAIVFEETAPKGSILRREMSSK; from the coding sequence ATGTCGTTTGAACTGACGCAAAAAGAGGGCGAATACCTAGTAACGCTGGCGCGAAGAGCCGCCAAAACCTATCTGACGAAAAGGCAAATTATTCAAGTGCCTGTTGATGCGCCGCCAAAACTTAAGAAGCAATGCGGTGTCTTCGTCACCATAAACACTGTTCAAGGTAAGCGCCATCAATTGCGAGGATGCATAGGGACTCCGTATCCTACCGCGCCGCTGGGCAAGGCAGTGATTGAGTCTGCCATAAGCTCGGCGTCGCAAGACCCGCGCTTTTCGTCGATGAGCCCAGATGAACTCGATCATGTCGTCTTTGAAGTCAGCGTGCTCACGCCGCCAGAACCTGTGAAAGTTGAAAAGCCGCGAGACTACTGCAGCGAAATCAAGGTGGGACGCGACGGCTTGATCGTGGAGCGCACCTACTGCAAAGGATTGTTACTACCGCAAGTGCCCGTTGAACTGGGCTGGGATGAGGAGACTTTTCTCTGCGAGTGTTGCGTGAAGGCGGGGCTACCTCCAGATTCATGGCTGCTAAACGGCACGAAAATCTATAAGTTCCAAGCCATAGTCTTCGAGGAAACCGCGCCAAAAGGCAGTATCTTGCGCAGGGAAATGAGTTCTAAATAG
- the psmB gene encoding archaeal proteasome endopeptidase complex subunit beta produces the protein MTEQGQQQPYMFIPGATTIGVVCSTGVILASEKRISYGYMVMSRVGKKVFKVADGIGAACAGLVSDMQILIREVEAYANLFRLDANRPITVKSASKLMSSLLFARRMFPLITQTIVGGIDDEGASIYVLDVLGSLIPDKYAAVGSGAEIAYGLLEEGYKEDMTIEDGKDLVTRAMKSAISRDVMSGDGIDFLIITNEGMAEESIKF, from the coding sequence TTGACTGAACAAGGGCAGCAGCAACCGTACATGTTTATCCCAGGCGCCACAACCATCGGCGTGGTCTGCTCCACCGGCGTCATCTTGGCTTCTGAGAAACGAATCTCTTACGGTTACATGGTGATGAGCCGCGTTGGCAAGAAAGTGTTCAAAGTCGCGGATGGCATTGGCGCAGCCTGTGCAGGCCTAGTCTCTGATATGCAGATTTTGATCCGCGAGGTTGAAGCCTACGCCAACCTGTTCAGGTTAGATGCTAACCGCCCGATAACGGTGAAGTCTGCTTCGAAGCTGATGTCCAGTCTCTTGTTTGCTAGACGAATGTTTCCGCTGATAACTCAAACCATTGTCGGCGGCATAGATGACGAAGGAGCATCGATTTATGTTCTCGATGTGTTGGGCTCGCTCATACCTGACAAGTATGCTGCTGTGGGCTCGGGCGCCGAAATCGCCTATGGGTTACTTGAAGAAGGCTACAAGGAAGATATGACAATTGAAGATGGCAAAGACCTAGTTACACGGGCAATGAAGTCTGCGATAAGTCGAGATGTGATGAGCGGCGACGGCATTGACTTTCTCATTATCACCAACGAGGGCATGGCTGAAGAGTCCATAAAATTCTAA
- a CDS encoding nicotinamide-nucleotide adenylyltransferase, translated as MVKRGLFVGRFQPFHMGHLAVIMDILEEVDEIIIVIGSAQYSHRIDNPFTTGERLTMIHHALKEAKIQLERCWIVPVPDVHRHMLWAAEITGYTPKFEVAYANDPLTSRLLKEADFKVKPCPFHKRELYSATEVRKRMLEDKNWETLVPKSVVAYIKEIDGVQRLQDLNKTDRV; from the coding sequence ATGGTAAAACGCGGCCTGTTTGTTGGACGCTTTCAACCTTTTCACATGGGTCACTTAGCCGTCATAATGGACATTCTAGAGGAAGTGGATGAAATAATCATAGTGATCGGCAGCGCTCAGTACAGTCATAGGATCGACAATCCGTTCACAACGGGCGAGCGCTTAACCATGATTCACCACGCTTTGAAGGAGGCTAAGATTCAGCTAGAGCGCTGCTGGATAGTGCCCGTTCCAGACGTTCACAGACACATGCTATGGGCGGCTGAAATAACTGGTTACACGCCAAAATTTGAAGTAGCCTATGCTAACGATCCGCTAACCAGCCGTCTTCTCAAAGAGGCAGATTTCAAGGTGAAGCCCTGTCCATTTCACAAGAGGGAACTGTACTCGGCAACAGAAGTGAGGAAGCGAATGCTTGAGGACAAGAACTGGGAAACATTGGTACCCAAAAGCGTCGTAGCATATATCAAAGAAATTGACGGCGTCCAAAGACTGCAAGACCTGAACAAGACAGACAGAGTCTAA